A genome region from Bacteroidetes Order II. bacterium includes the following:
- a CDS encoding thioredoxin domain-containing protein, whose translation MKKFYVPVLLLGLVWLPTRAQQVTQGNPPAADEVTQLRQAVQQLYRYVQYLDGEVRTLKQFIDAAVEIKLSFDVKDLPQKGKATAPIAILEFSDFQCPYCATFANNVAPTLDSLVTAGVLKKVFVDLPLTSIHPLALKAAKVGRCANEQGKFWEVHDAFFKNQGKLQSSLDSLGTFANKVGADGNKLQDCVNGPKYDAAINQTIQMAEGASISSTPTLVLGYTQPDGSVKVAKFIRGSGANFVEEIKALSSKLQPQAATPAEQPKGKRPRR comes from the coding sequence ATGAAAAAATTTTATGTTCCTGTCTTGTTGCTTGGCCTGGTATGGCTTCCTACCCGTGCCCAACAAGTGACGCAAGGCAATCCGCCTGCCGCCGATGAAGTGACCCAATTGCGTCAGGCAGTCCAGCAATTGTACCGTTATGTGCAATATTTAGATGGAGAAGTCCGTACCTTAAAGCAATTTATTGACGCCGCCGTAGAAATTAAATTGTCTTTTGATGTCAAAGACTTACCCCAAAAAGGAAAGGCCACCGCACCCATCGCCATCCTGGAGTTTTCCGATTTTCAGTGCCCCTATTGTGCTACTTTTGCGAACAATGTGGCCCCAACTTTAGATAGCTTGGTAACAGCTGGCGTGCTGAAAAAAGTATTTGTGGATTTACCACTCACTTCTATTCATCCACTCGCCTTAAAAGCAGCAAAGGTCGGACGTTGTGCCAACGAGCAGGGTAAATTCTGGGAGGTTCACGACGCCTTTTTCAAAAACCAAGGCAAACTACAATCGTCCTTAGATTCTTTGGGCACGTTTGCGAACAAAGTGGGAGCCGATGGTAACAAACTGCAAGATTGCGTTAATGGCCCCAAATACGATGCAGCCATTAATCAAACCATCCAAATGGCAGAAGGTGCAAGCATCAGTTCCACCCCGACATTGGTACTGGGCTATACCCAGCCAGACGGAAGCGTAAAAGTGGCCAAATTTATTCGAGGCTCAGGTGCCAACTTTGTCGAAGAGATCAAAGCACTCAGTTCTAAATTACAGCCTCAGGCAGCTACACCAGCCGAGCAACCCAAAGGAAAACGTCCTCGACGCTAA
- a CDS encoding PorT family protein gives MKNTFFLLAVLLLVSLPATAQRLEYGLKGGTNISLITDADYKFKSINVAPGFMAGLYARTNTRRIGAQIEVIYASKQWSTEEQRAGQSNTQILRQLDTKNGYVSVPLMLYAKIGRIDIGAGPQINALLTSVAKGQELIKNIQSGNTEAIKDLAYDYLKDKIGEGGYADIPTGTPQEGSLYEKMGLDANFGLGLNLKRTRIEGRLNYGLTDVMNNYYVKFLNPAEYENSEKLISGQVILSIKL, from the coding sequence ATGAAAAATACCTTCTTCTTGCTTGCGGTCCTGCTGCTTGTCTCCCTTCCTGCTACCGCACAACGCCTTGAGTATGGTCTCAAAGGCGGTACGAATATCAGCCTCATCACTGATGCAGATTACAAATTCAAATCCATAAATGTTGCCCCAGGCTTTATGGCCGGACTTTATGCGCGCACCAATACCCGACGGATTGGCGCACAAATAGAGGTCATTTATGCTTCCAAACAATGGAGCACCGAAGAGCAACGTGCCGGACAAAGCAATACCCAAATCCTACGGCAATTAGATACCAAAAATGGTTATGTTTCCGTTCCCCTTATGCTTTATGCCAAGATTGGACGGATTGACATTGGGGCTGGACCACAAATCAATGCGCTTTTGACTTCGGTTGCAAAAGGACAAGAACTAATCAAAAACATTCAATCGGGCAATACAGAAGCCATAAAAGATCTGGCCTACGACTATCTGAAGGATAAAATTGGCGAAGGTGGTTATGCAGACATTCCAACAGGGACACCGCAAGAAGGCAGTCTCTATGAAAAAATGGGACTTGATGCAAACTTTGGCTTGGGGCTGAATTTAAAAAGAACACGGATTGAGGGCCGGTTGAACTATGGGCTTACGGATGTCATGAACAACTACTATGTTAAGTTCTTGAATCCTGCTGAATATGAAAACAGCGAAAAACTCATTTCCGGACAAGTTATTCTCAGTATCAAACTTTGA
- a CDS encoding DUF2169 domain-containing protein, whose translation MQRLSIKVPKPTPASAAMQKAMEKPLPPEKQLGTIGALHLSGLEGGTLAIVIKKTYDLFPNALPRVAEEQIPLDAEGQLHDPIADVVEPSWKSLPELIGHKTGTDVILQGFARPPRPTHEWKVGIKWGNYTHEAWVFGHRQVDVMHNRVVFTPPQPFEALPLRHELAYGGADLVYEEKYISELKKNIPDDKYRKVAPAIEHLWGDNNYLLRYPRNRFGMAYAVAPHPNWHIGRALPHLERPDDRLTPERLITSNPAHWQKQPIPVGFDYLDPYTFPINAMMGIAPPGFDPNGPQPEVKRNILPADFYRGNVALATGADIANILHPMLGRQASLGLWFGPLRGSETVELLGVDPAHPVFRVVLPNEYPVVLPLKGLTLPEVKSIQLTKIHLDSENRKLIQTWSVRYPMPVAPHPDFLKSLPESIQVHFKRIS comes from the coding sequence ATGCAACGCCTCTCCATAAAAGTACCCAAACCTACACCTGCCTCCGCAGCTATGCAAAAGGCGATGGAAAAGCCACTACCGCCAGAAAAACAGTTGGGAACCATTGGCGCTCTGCACCTTTCTGGATTAGAAGGCGGTACGCTGGCCATTGTCATCAAAAAGACGTATGACCTGTTCCCCAATGCTCTTCCCCGTGTGGCCGAGGAGCAAATCCCGTTGGATGCCGAGGGGCAACTCCACGACCCAATTGCTGACGTGGTGGAACCTTCGTGGAAATCACTTCCGGAACTGATCGGGCATAAAACAGGAACGGATGTCATTCTTCAGGGTTTTGCACGGCCTCCCCGCCCAACGCATGAATGGAAAGTGGGTATTAAATGGGGTAATTATACGCACGAAGCATGGGTTTTTGGCCATCGCCAAGTGGACGTGATGCACAATCGGGTGGTGTTTACGCCGCCACAACCCTTCGAAGCATTGCCGCTACGGCACGAGCTTGCCTATGGGGGGGCCGATTTGGTCTATGAGGAAAAATATATATCGGAGCTGAAAAAGAATATTCCGGACGATAAGTACCGAAAAGTAGCACCAGCCATCGAACATCTCTGGGGAGACAATAATTATCTCCTGCGCTATCCGAGAAACCGTTTTGGCATGGCCTATGCCGTTGCTCCGCATCCCAATTGGCACATCGGACGCGCCCTACCCCACTTAGAGCGCCCCGATGACCGCCTCACCCCCGAACGGTTGATCACTAGCAATCCGGCGCATTGGCAAAAACAGCCCATACCCGTCGGTTTCGATTATTTAGACCCTTATACCTTCCCGATTAATGCCATGATGGGCATTGCTCCGCCCGGATTTGATCCCAATGGCCCACAACCGGAAGTAAAACGCAACATATTGCCCGCAGACTTTTATCGGGGAAATGTGGCGCTTGCCACAGGCGCAGATATAGCCAACATCCTCCATCCCATGCTCGGTCGGCAGGCATCGCTTGGGCTGTGGTTTGGGCCGCTACGCGGGAGCGAAACCGTAGAATTGCTCGGTGTTGATCCCGCACACCCCGTATTTCGCGTTGTATTACCTAACGAATATCCGGTGGTTTTGCCGCTGAAAGGTCTGACTTTGCCCGAAGTGAAGTCCATTCAACTCACCAAAATCCATTTAGATAGTGAAAACCGGAAACTCATCCAAACATGGTCGGTACGCTACCCAATGCCCGTAGCGCCGCATCCCGACTTCCTAAAGTCTCTTCCAGAAAGTATTCAAGTCCATTTTAAACGCATTTCGTAA
- the nadB gene encoding L-aspartate oxidase: protein MIHQFDFLVLGSGIAGLSFALKVAPHGSVAIVTKKQSADSNTNWAQGGVAAVMDPSDSFEKHIEDTLIAGAGLCKREAVEVVVKEGPGYVRELMKMGAHFTQKNGVLDLGREGGHSMNRIVRAEDMTGREIERALLIQIRNHPNIQVFEHHFALELITQHHLGEVVTKFRTDTQCYGAYVLDEHEDKVEVFLAKATLLATGGGGQVYAHTTNPMVATGDGMAMAYRAKARIANMEFVQFHPTSLYRPGTSFLITEAVRGEGGLLFNQAGERFMTNYDERLELAPRDIVARAINDQMNKRGEEFVYLDISHKPKDEIIYHFPNIYDQLLSYGIDMTKEPIPVTPAAHYFCGGVLTDLEGRTSINGLFACGEVTCTGLHGANRLASNSLVEAMVFGNRAVNPAIAYAQSTQFRTDIPAWDDSGTTNAEELVLITQNRRELQAIMSAYVGIVRTRLRLERAYRRTFFLFEETEDFYRRTRVSVGLCELRNMITVAYMIIKCGLQRNENRGLHYLLEYRDKPQMEPRDSII from the coding sequence ATGATTCATCAATTTGATTTTCTGGTGCTGGGTTCGGGCATTGCCGGACTTTCATTCGCACTCAAAGTGGCCCCACATGGGTCGGTAGCGATTGTCACCAAAAAACAGTCTGCCGACTCCAACACCAATTGGGCACAAGGAGGGGTGGCTGCAGTTATGGATCCATCAGATAGTTTCGAGAAACACATTGAGGATACCTTAATTGCTGGAGCGGGACTTTGCAAGCGGGAAGCGGTGGAGGTGGTGGTAAAAGAAGGACCAGGATACGTGCGTGAATTAATGAAAATGGGGGCCCACTTTACGCAAAAAAATGGTGTTTTGGACTTGGGGCGAGAAGGGGGCCACTCTATGAACCGGATTGTCCGTGCAGAGGACATGACAGGTCGGGAAATTGAACGGGCTTTGTTGATACAAATCCGAAATCATCCGAATATCCAAGTCTTTGAACACCATTTTGCCTTAGAATTGATTACACAACACCATCTTGGCGAGGTCGTTACCAAATTCAGGACCGATACCCAGTGCTATGGGGCCTATGTGTTGGATGAGCACGAAGACAAAGTAGAAGTGTTCTTGGCCAAAGCGACATTGTTGGCTACTGGTGGGGGAGGGCAGGTCTATGCCCATACCACCAATCCGATGGTAGCGACTGGCGATGGGATGGCGATGGCGTATCGCGCAAAAGCGCGAATTGCTAATATGGAGTTTGTGCAATTTCACCCCACGTCTTTGTATCGGCCCGGAACGTCTTTTCTTATTACCGAGGCTGTTCGCGGCGAGGGTGGTTTGCTGTTTAACCAAGCAGGCGAACGCTTTATGACTAACTACGATGAACGATTAGAACTGGCTCCACGAGATATTGTGGCACGCGCCATCAACGATCAAATGAACAAGCGAGGAGAAGAATTTGTCTATTTAGATATTTCGCATAAGCCCAAGGACGAAATTATTTATCATTTCCCCAATATTTACGATCAATTGCTGTCTTATGGCATAGACATGACCAAGGAACCGATTCCGGTTACGCCGGCTGCACATTATTTTTGTGGGGGGGTTCTCACAGATTTAGAAGGTCGGACTTCTATCAATGGCTTGTTTGCCTGCGGAGAGGTTACTTGCACTGGTTTACACGGGGCCAATCGCTTGGCTTCCAACTCGTTGGTAGAAGCGATGGTATTTGGTAATCGGGCCGTAAATCCTGCCATTGCATATGCCCAGAGCACCCAATTCCGTACCGATATACCCGCATGGGATGATAGCGGGACCACAAATGCCGAGGAATTGGTGCTCATCACCCAAAATAGACGAGAATTGCAGGCCATCATGTCTGCCTACGTAGGTATTGTTCGCACCCGGCTGCGCTTGGAGCGGGCATACCGTCGGACCTTCTTTTTGTTTGAAGAAACCGAAGATTTTTATCGCCGAACCCGAGTGTCTGTTGGGCTGTGTGAATTGCGCAATATGATTACCGTGGCTTATATGATCATTAAATGTGGCCTCCAGCGAAATGAAAATCGGGGGCTGCATTACTTGCTGGAGTACCGCGATAAACCTCAAATGGAGCCGCGTGACTCTATTATCTGA
- a CDS encoding GrpB family protein, translating to MTHFIEPHNPNWATEFSRVKKALSEVLHGYPIDLQHIGSTAIPDIVAKPILDIDIIIEDKLHLDGISERLGEVGYIYKGEQGIPGRFVFRQTSPRTPITGNDKEWQKHHLYVCFSDSLALKNHILFRDTLLNNQQLAQEYSQLKANLIKEKTMTKERYNQQKTAFVLSILSMGDFDENDLITIKKQNI from the coding sequence ATGACACACTTTATCGAACCCCATAATCCAAATTGGGCTACTGAATTTAGCCGGGTAAAAAAAGCTTTATCAGAGGTCCTTCACGGCTACCCGATTGACCTTCAGCATATCGGAAGCACAGCCATCCCTGACATTGTAGCAAAACCCATTTTAGACATAGATATTATTATTGAAGACAAATTACACCTCGATGGCATCTCGGAGAGGCTCGGAGAAGTGGGGTATATATACAAAGGCGAACAAGGCATTCCTGGGCGATTTGTATTTAGACAAACTTCTCCTCGGACACCAATAACCGGTAACGACAAAGAATGGCAGAAACATCACCTATACGTATGTTTCTCAGACAGTTTGGCCTTGAAAAACCATATTTTATTCCGAGATACTTTATTAAATAATCAACAACTGGCACAGGAATATTCTCAACTTAAAGCAAATTTGATCAAAGAAAAAACAATGACAAAAGAACGCTATAATCAACAAAAAACAGCATTCGTTTTATCTATTCTCAGCATGGGTGATTTCGATGAAAATGATTTAATAACAATCAAAAAGCAAAATATCTGA
- a CDS encoding DUF11 domain-containing protein: MLKRILLYALAPFLLIPQPSKAQPTVSEADSLALVALYNSTGGTNWTNKTGWLKDPVSQWYGITIYYNWVDEINLSNNNLTGDLSEFANAFIAHPYALYYISVMNLSHNKLTGAVPKEIIRNTFSESKASGPPNQAPLNKKSAGFYQLRLNNNNFSGLFPAEVHNVYDMSVLDISYNNLNGFLFNPQQMSMYIETVNLSNNQLDFADFEPNAGFFSQNAAKYIISPQKTIGSDKTQVVSYGDNTTLGFGTVSGQYNVFSWAKNNVTIPNTNQNPLSLNSITESSAGQYQFTVSNSQVQGLVLTSATINLLVRTLINQADSLALVGLYNNTGGTNWQRKANWLTGRVADWEGVTVSGDRVTGLALANNNLSGSIPASFMNLSALQFVNFAGNNLSTGAVNLPANMLSIQIQNNQLSDLPNFTNFRSLQTLNVSNNNLTFEDFEPFATWLAGKSFPIISPQNLFGTAENRTVDVGQSASFSEAVGGANNRYQWRRGQNAVQGATTNTLTFTNAQLNESGAYYLEVTNTAISGLVLRSRDKVLVVNDPFVDLELSKAVDNTNPLAGSNVVYTLSLRNTGSITATGVTVRDVLPAGVSFVSASPSGVFTNNLWTIGSLAPQASTTLRITVRALQSHRNCAEVATVTQTDRDSRPNNFNNGATDEDDDDCVNVSVTPRIDLEISQTATPTTGIEGTTSTLRILVVNKGPSPATNVEVSNTKTPNLAFVSGSPNKGTFNAQTGQWVIGELLESESVQLTITTRLNEPGLATNIAQVAKASEIDVDSTPGNNVQSEDDWSRAQISINRDTAPVIVGITRFETPQPLSVPLTIRVQAQDDVGISSATLQFRKGGDPSFTSLTMTRDGTETNPTTFSAVIPATAVGIQGLEYFATIQDNRGQNVISPRGAVQITIANGSLGFKSELLTNGNDPAQYNFISTPHLLKNNNIRTLFEPVLGAYNPVRWRLFGQNSTSEELVELSETELTFTPGAAFWLIFREPLPQDLLLGEATSIPLNKVFKRVLAPGWNMVGSPFEFDLPISNLSAKSGQALQMETFNVSDQNEDGTPEPLWLAATVFSPFKGYIVANNLTGNQSDSLFVDPFRRIVTKTETLQAVNPEWQIRLQAKSGKLLAQEALLGAHQAAEPDWDEMDRAAPPVLGPYLQLTFDHEDWGRPLTRYKSDIRPFLTEGEWEMSIRSSERGPIQVSATIPPSLPNHLGVWAIDPVSKQMQDLRKNPVLAFVSQQENSVRRFKIRVSQQAPTSELPQANGLLPAYPNPFSLQTSIPLQLAEKATIHAEVYDLLGRRVRDLMLNEGMEAGFHTLHWDGKTVHGTTSANGLYLMRVAINNQVFVQRVVKSD, translated from the coding sequence ATGTTAAAGCGAATTCTTCTCTACGCATTAGCGCCTTTTCTGCTAATCCCGCAACCCTCAAAAGCCCAACCCACTGTCTCCGAGGCGGACTCTCTGGCCTTGGTTGCTTTGTACAATAGCACGGGAGGGACCAATTGGACGAATAAGACAGGTTGGCTAAAAGACCCTGTCTCCCAATGGTATGGCATCACCATTTATTACAATTGGGTGGACGAAATCAACCTATCCAACAATAACCTCACAGGGGATTTGTCTGAGTTTGCTAATGCTTTCATTGCACACCCGTATGCACTGTACTATATTTCGGTGATGAACCTGTCTCATAACAAACTTACAGGCGCGGTACCAAAGGAAATCATTCGGAATACCTTTAGTGAAAGCAAAGCATCTGGACCACCGAATCAAGCCCCCTTAAATAAAAAAAGTGCCGGATTTTATCAATTGCGGTTAAACAACAACAACTTTTCAGGGCTTTTTCCTGCTGAAGTGCATAATGTGTATGACATGTCGGTTTTAGACATCTCTTATAACAACCTGAATGGATTCCTGTTTAATCCTCAGCAAATGTCTATGTATATTGAAACCGTCAATCTATCTAACAACCAATTAGACTTTGCGGATTTCGAACCTAATGCAGGATTTTTCAGCCAAAATGCGGCCAAATATATTATCTCTCCTCAAAAAACAATCGGTTCAGACAAAACACAAGTAGTCAGCTATGGCGACAATACAACATTAGGGTTTGGTACGGTGAGTGGCCAATACAATGTCTTTTCCTGGGCAAAAAATAATGTAACTATCCCCAATACCAATCAAAACCCCTTAAGCTTAAATAGTATAACAGAATCTTCGGCTGGACAATACCAATTTACGGTTTCAAACAGCCAAGTTCAGGGACTCGTGCTCACTTCTGCAACGATTAATTTATTGGTTCGTACCCTCATCAACCAAGCTGATTCACTGGCATTGGTTGGTCTATACAACAATACAGGTGGTACAAACTGGCAGCGTAAAGCGAATTGGCTCACTGGAAGAGTAGCTGACTGGGAGGGTGTCACCGTGAGTGGAGACCGAGTAACAGGCTTGGCTTTGGCCAATAACAACCTGAGCGGTAGCATTCCAGCGTCGTTTATGAACCTCAGTGCCTTACAATTTGTTAATTTTGCAGGCAACAATCTTTCTACAGGAGCGGTGAATTTACCGGCCAACATGCTTTCGATACAAATACAGAACAATCAACTTTCCGACCTTCCTAATTTCACCAATTTTCGTAGTTTACAAACCCTGAATGTCTCGAATAATAACCTGACATTCGAAGATTTTGAACCTTTTGCCACATGGCTTGCAGGAAAGTCTTTCCCAATCATTTCCCCACAAAACCTTTTTGGTACCGCTGAAAACCGTACGGTGGATGTTGGGCAATCGGCGTCGTTTTCGGAAGCAGTGGGGGGAGCGAACAACCGCTACCAATGGCGACGTGGTCAAAACGCAGTCCAAGGGGCTACCACCAATACGCTTACTTTCACAAATGCACAATTGAACGAGAGTGGCGCCTATTATCTTGAAGTCACCAACACCGCAATCTCCGGTTTGGTACTACGGAGCCGAGATAAAGTATTGGTAGTAAATGATCCTTTTGTGGATTTGGAACTCAGCAAGGCCGTGGACAACACAAACCCTCTTGCCGGAAGCAACGTGGTTTACACCCTCTCTTTACGCAACACGGGCAGCATTACCGCCACTGGCGTGACTGTCCGAGATGTCCTGCCTGCTGGGGTTTCTTTTGTATCGGCCAGCCCATCGGGGGTATTTACCAATAACCTCTGGACGATTGGCAGTTTGGCGCCACAAGCCTCCACGACGCTACGGATTACAGTCAGGGCTTTACAAAGCCACCGTAACTGTGCCGAAGTTGCTACCGTTACTCAGACAGACCGAGATTCCAGACCCAACAACTTCAATAATGGCGCCACCGACGAAGACGACGACGATTGTGTGAATGTCTCCGTTACCCCACGGATTGATCTCGAAATCTCGCAAACCGCAACCCCTACCACAGGCATCGAAGGAACTACTTCTACCCTACGAATCCTTGTCGTCAATAAAGGTCCCAGCCCAGCCACCAATGTCGAAGTTAGTAATACCAAAACCCCAAACTTAGCCTTCGTTTCTGGAAGCCCCAACAAAGGCACCTTTAATGCACAAACAGGGCAATGGGTGATTGGTGAGCTCTTAGAATCTGAATCCGTACAACTCACCATTACCACCCGATTGAACGAGCCTGGATTGGCGACCAATATCGCTCAGGTTGCCAAAGCAAGCGAAATAGATGTGGACTCCACCCCTGGCAATAACGTGCAATCCGAAGATGATTGGAGTCGCGCTCAGATTTCCATTAACCGCGATACCGCACCCGTCATTGTTGGGATAACCCGCTTTGAAACACCACAACCCCTTTCAGTACCCCTCACCATCCGTGTGCAAGCCCAAGATGATGTAGGGATCTCCAGCGCAACCTTGCAGTTCCGTAAAGGGGGGGATCCAAGCTTCACAAGCCTAACCATGACACGGGACGGGACAGAGACCAATCCGACCACGTTTAGTGCTGTCATTCCGGCAACGGCGGTGGGGATCCAAGGGCTGGAATATTTTGCAACCATTCAAGACAATAGGGGGCAAAATGTGATCAGCCCCCGTGGTGCGGTTCAAATCACCATTGCCAATGGTAGTTTGGGCTTCAAATCGGAATTATTAACCAATGGAAATGATCCAGCGCAATATAATTTCATCTCTACCCCCCACCTGCTGAAGAACAACAATATCCGCACCCTCTTTGAACCTGTTTTGGGAGCATACAACCCGGTTCGTTGGCGATTGTTTGGTCAAAATTCAACGAGTGAGGAACTGGTTGAACTTTCTGAAACAGAATTGACATTCACACCCGGTGCTGCATTCTGGCTCATCTTCAGAGAACCTTTGCCACAAGACCTCCTCTTGGGCGAAGCCACTTCTATCCCCCTAAACAAGGTCTTTAAACGTGTACTGGCTCCCGGATGGAACATGGTCGGGTCGCCCTTTGAATTCGACTTACCGATTAGCAACCTTTCCGCTAAATCTGGACAGGCCCTCCAAATGGAGACGTTTAATGTGAGCGACCAAAATGAAGATGGAACACCAGAACCCTTGTGGTTGGCTGCAACGGTTTTTTCTCCGTTTAAAGGATATATTGTCGCCAACAACCTGACTGGCAACCAGTCCGATAGCCTATTTGTAGATCCCTTCAGGAGAATAGTGACCAAAACCGAGACACTACAAGCAGTTAACCCAGAATGGCAGATCCGTCTTCAAGCGAAATCCGGTAAATTATTGGCACAAGAGGCCTTGTTAGGGGCACATCAAGCCGCCGAGCCAGATTGGGACGAGATGGATCGGGCTGCCCCACCTGTTTTGGGACCATACCTACAACTCACCTTCGACCATGAAGATTGGGGAAGGCCACTCACCCGGTATAAGTCCGACATTCGTCCATTTCTTACGGAAGGCGAATGGGAAATGAGCATCCGAAGCAGCGAAAGAGGCCCCATTCAGGTTTCAGCAACCATCCCCCCCTCGTTACCCAACCATCTGGGTGTATGGGCAATAGATCCTGTTTCTAAACAAATGCAGGATTTGCGTAAAAATCCCGTACTCGCATTCGTATCGCAACAGGAAAACAGCGTCCGACGCTTTAAAATTCGGGTATCGCAACAAGCGCCTACTTCCGAACTGCCCCAAGCCAATGGACTATTACCAGCGTATCCAAACCCATTTAGCCTACAAACGTCTATTCCGCTTCAGTTGGCAGAAAAGGCCACAATCCACGCCGAAGTGTACGACCTGCTGGGCCGGCGGGTGCGTGATTTAATGCTTAATGAAGGTATGGAAGCTGGTTTCCATACCTTGCACTGGGACGGGAAAACAGTACATGGAACGACTTCTGCAAATGGCTTGTACCTGATGCGTGTCGCCATTAACAACCAAGTCTTTGTTCAACGGGTCGTAAAATCAGACTAA
- a CDS encoding quinone-dependent dihydroorotate dehydrogenase, with protein MFYQLLKPFLFNMDPETAHHLAMQVAHWGTWASGVIDQVYRVSDMRLRQNLFGMDFANPVGLAAGYDKNATLLQFWPALGFGFMEVGSVTAQPSAGNPKPRAFRLPDDEALINRMGLNNDGAAAVAQRLAGVGQSAIPLGINIAKTHDPTLLGAAAIADFAMTFRLLAPFAGYVALNISCPNTAEGKTFEEPDALSQLLSAIFTERSTLGSEVPVLVKLSPPASENPQDLAYVKDLLSVIRAFPIAGLIATNTASDRAGLKSKAKVVEEIGRGGLSGKPLRNRSTALIRVLYQETEGKLPIIGLGGVDSPLAAFEKIKAGAALVQVYTGMVYQGPGLVCDINKGLLRLMEENGLQHIREAIGKEV; from the coding sequence ATGTTCTATCAACTTCTAAAACCGTTTTTGTTCAATATGGATCCAGAAACGGCACACCACTTAGCGATGCAAGTGGCCCACTGGGGAACTTGGGCGTCGGGGGTGATTGATCAGGTGTATCGGGTCTCGGATATGCGGCTACGGCAAAACTTGTTTGGAATGGACTTTGCCAATCCTGTAGGACTTGCTGCTGGCTACGATAAAAATGCAACCCTTTTGCAATTTTGGCCTGCATTGGGGTTTGGTTTTATGGAAGTTGGGTCAGTGACGGCGCAGCCCTCGGCAGGGAATCCCAAACCGCGTGCGTTTCGCTTGCCCGACGACGAGGCCCTTATCAACCGGATGGGCTTAAACAACGACGGGGCGGCAGCGGTTGCGCAACGGCTGGCTGGTGTGGGCCAATCGGCCATTCCATTAGGGATCAATATTGCCAAAACACACGACCCCACCCTCTTGGGAGCAGCGGCCATAGCTGATTTTGCAATGACTTTCCGGCTATTGGCCCCCTTTGCGGGGTATGTTGCCCTAAATATCTCGTGCCCCAATACTGCCGAAGGCAAAACCTTTGAGGAACCGGATGCTTTAAGCCAGCTCCTTTCTGCCATCTTCACTGAACGATCAACGCTTGGTTCGGAAGTACCTGTTTTGGTGAAACTATCGCCTCCCGCCTCCGAAAATCCTCAAGACCTCGCTTATGTAAAGGATTTACTATCCGTCATTCGGGCCTTCCCCATTGCCGGACTAATTGCGACGAATACGGCATCGGATCGGGCAGGGCTGAAGTCTAAGGCCAAGGTTGTGGAGGAAATTGGGCGGGGCGGCCTCTCTGGGAAACCGCTACGGAATCGTTCTACGGCCTTGATTCGGGTATTATACCAAGAAACTGAAGGAAAACTACCGATTATTGGGTTGGGGGGCGTGGATAGTCCGCTCGCCGCGTTCGAGAAGATTAAAGCGGGAGCGGCATTGGTGCAGGTTTATACGGGGATGGTGTATCAAGGGCCGGGGTTGGTTTGTGACATTAATAAAGGATTGCTTCGTTTGATGGAAGAAAATGGTCTGCAACATATCCGAGAAGCAATTGGCAAGGAGGTTTAA